The Sabethes cyaneus chromosome 3, idSabCyanKW18_F2, whole genome shotgun sequence DNA window CGGCTGTCATGAAGAGGATATCGAAAAGCACGTCGCTCATTTAAGTATGAAACAGCGTTTCTTGcaaatgaaaacgaaaacatTGTaggcaatagtttgtgtttttcGCCTCAATTCATTGGTTTGTTAGTGAAAGTGGTTATTGACTAAGAATGTATTCCCAATATAGGGATAATTTCTGGAACAGAATTAAAATGAAGAACATTGAAACAAACAAAGCTCACAACCAAGGAAAACAATCGACAGGAGGTGATCCTATAGCCGAATGGGATTTAAGTCAAATTGAGTTACATGACGATGGTAGTCCTATGAAGAATGTAAATCCTGTAATTGATTTAGAGGAAGAAGATGACATTGATAAGAGTAGTGCTCACGAAGAAGCACCCCTGAGTGGCTTCGAAACATCCGTTGTACGGCCGCCTGCCATGAGAATAATTCCCGCGACGGCACATAATTCCTCTGTCTTAGCCCCTCCTGTTCTGGTCAATAACAATCTGACTCGCAGACCGATACATGACTATCGCGCAATCTTCGGAGGGTCCTCAAGAGTGATCCAACCACATCCACATTTACAGGAAACATCGGTACCGGCTGGCATTATTTTTAATCGCTCGTATAATAAAAAAGCTACACCGGTAAAGGCAAACTACTTCAGTGTGATGAACACGCCGCCTACACCGGGGCAGCTATCGGCAGCAAGTATTTTTGGCGAAAAACCACTTCCCGGAACACAGCCAAAAATCGGTAAGTTTAAGCTTAAAGACCTTTAGCGTAGatctacgtttttgttttttatattggggtatgaaaaatatgaaaaataaacatgTAACAAAAAGTGGTTACGTCTTGCACGCTTATAACGCAACcaattttcaatggattttaaaGATATTTACTCATCTACCGGTCCGGAACTTTTATATGCATTAACTTATGCAGAAAATGGAAGAGAGTTATCAAATCACTatttaaaaaagcataaataacCAGAACTGTCAACAGTAAGCGAATCAACCAATCACATATAAACACGATTTCACTTCTTGCGCCCGCGACGGCAAGTTTATAAACTTGCGAACTCGACCGCCTcgtttttagaaaaaagtgacaattTTCCCTTCCAACAAATCAGAGATTATTGGTTTCGATTGAGCATATACCAAGTTGATGTTCTGTACGTAAATAATTATAGGTATAAGTCTTGTATGAAAACAAGGTATAAAAAATATTCGTGCACATTATGTGACGTAGCGTTTTCAGAGCGAAGattcaaacacacttatagaaTATCGGTTTTATCCAAATATAGACTACAGATGCTTGATTTGCTGCTTTATATTAGTTAGTGAAAAGCGCAGGGCTAAGACAACTTGCAAAGAACAATGAACTTTAACTAATTAATGAAGTAATTAATTTACCTGCCATTATTGTTAACTAGCTAGCGACAtggtattttaaaaacaaatcaaatcaatctgtcacaatgaatggtgcttACAACTAATTTCGAAAGCTAGTCGGTTTTGAAAAGATAACCTAGCTTAAAGGATatgtaaattgttaaaaatGATATTTGACATTTCAAAGCATTCactacaatacagtaaatcatAAAGTTGGGTAATGAACTGCTGAACATTTCAAAAATGCcaagtattttttttgtatgtcagaAGGGCATTAGGTTAGAAGACCACTGGACAgttttaatgatcgtcttttgtagcAGTCAATGTCAAGcattggggtcagtcccggcgtagtggtcagcattcacgcctctcacgccgaggacccgggttcaaatcccaactccacagaagtcacgaatgacataagctgttaaagtgacttaacaaaaaaaaaaagaaaaatgtcaAGCATTATCGAATTTTATCTTTATTTGTAGCGCCACGTCAATCAAACGTTCGTACATACAttcatattttttctcttttcatacTCTttatctcacagccacttgatAATGTATTACCGTAACGGAAATTCCATCAATGCAACAAACTATACCCTTTTTCGTCATTTAGATGTCTTTCTCGCCCTTGTTAGCTCTCCGTCTTTTGTATCTCCCGTCTGCTTGAACATCCGTTTTTCTTCGGAAGTCCTTATAATGAAACAGAAGCAAAGAcctttttcttattttgctGCATTCGTTTCTAACAGCATAGACTGACTCATTCCGCAACATGTCTAGCGTACCGCAGGGAAGCTATCTTGGGACACGGTTATTTTTCAATCCTCAAGATTATTAGAACGGATTCCGACTGTATGGAACTTCAACGAACGACTATTAGATAGATTTGAAATTTGGTGCTCGAGTAAAATGATTACCGACAGTACCTCGAAGCGCTTCGCtggttgcaaaaaaaaaaaaggaattcGTACAAATCAATACAGTGCATCAGCAGCCCATTCCATTTTCTGTTATGTGTTACTACAGGGAAGGGACACGTGATTGTTGATGAACCGGAGGTAACCAGGCATAGGAAATCACATTTCGACGTGCTGTTGAACGGTGAAGAAAATCGAAAATGGAGTCGCTGATAGGAACCGGATAAATATAAGGAGGAGATTACCCAGtttgtggatccaccaactttggataAATCGAAAAAGTTGTTAGAAAGGAGGAATGACAAGGCAGCTGGGAAGAACGATTCATCCGCTGAGCTTTGGGAAGTCGGTAGAAAACAACTGAATTGTGGATCTAAAGGACCATATTACGCGGGTTTGTTGAAAGGGCTATTATGTCCTGTTTAGCGAAAGCGCCACCGCCTCGACAGTAATAGTTATCGAGGCAGTTTCCTTAGTTCGCATACAAAATGCTCTTCATATTCTACAGGGTGCCGAGAGCGACAGCGAGTTGATGATTTAGCTCATCAAACGCAGTAGAGAGATCTACGTAGATGATATCTGTCTAAGAACGGTCGTCAAAGCAATCCGTTGCGTAGGAAGTAAGTGTTAGTAGATTGGTAGACGTGTTACTCATCGGCGATGTACTGTTGGGCGAACGAAGAAATTGGCATAATCACAACGAGCTCGAAGAGTTTCGATAATGCACATAAGACAGTGATCCCTCTGTAATTGTTTATGTTACTATTGTTACCCTTCTTACGCTCTGGAAACATGTAAGAGGACTTCCAAGCAGAAAGAAATATGCCTGAGCTTTATGTTTTTATGAGCTTTGTGAACGATACGTGGAATTGAAGCAACCGAGGTATCGATACAGTTCTTTAAAAAGATTGACAGTATGTCTTCCGGTGCACTGGAGGTTGAACGTTTTAACTTTAGAGCAGCCTCACAAAACAGAAGTAGAAGTTTGAACAACGCTGCGATCAACAATGTTAACAGtctctttcgattttgtctttcgttgggaaggtttttgcatcgataggaataacagcaatataagcagaacttTCGCTGCTATACACTTTCACAtgccgccaggttcgctagtttCTGAGAAGATAGCGTGTACGAGTTTGAATTTCAGCTTCTAGTTCTATTCTGTGGCAGTCTGACCGTTAATAGTCAGCTTAGCGAGAGTATCACCGTGATTGGTAACGCTGCCTAGTGCATGAGATGCTTCTGTTTCAGAGAGCCCTTTATCTACAAAGACACTGAAGAATTTCCGCGAAAACAGTTGACAAACCGTATCCAAATTTGTAGTAGTGTCGTCTCCAAGGAACATGGCTGCTGGAAGATGTCGTCTTTCCGTTGGACGTTATCATATTTCTAGAACAACTTGGGATTGCGTTTAAAGCTACGCTTAGCCTTGTTTAAGTATTTGCTTGTTTAAGTATTTGTGGCGATCAATAATATAATTTAAAATGTGCGCAAAGGTTCAAGATAAGGCATTTACATAATTCTTATCCAAGGTTGCATCCCAATCGATACTGTTAGACTTTGGATCGGGTCGAAATCGGCAGGGTTGAAATCATAGTAGACGCATCAGTTGGAATCCGAACTAATAGCGGTGGAAAAGGAAGAACTGGATTAACGAATGGAGCAGGCGCCAACGCACATTCTAGAGCCTGGCTGCGAACACTATCGAATCAAGTTGTAATAGCATCCGTTTTCTTTGGgaattttgttaatttgttgCACAGTAGCTGTTCTATAATCCTCGAACAGCTCAGTATTGATTGAGGAAAGTGTTGAAGCACTGACACCAATTAATACCGTGAAGGTTAAAGTAAGTATGTCACCAGAAGCGGAAGCAGTCGAAGAGATCTTGGAGACCGCTGCCGTATGAACCTTAAGAAAAACGGCGTCCCTTAAAATAGACACAGGTATAAAGACAAAGGGATGTAAAGATAAAGGGAAATGGACATAGGTATAAAGAGCGAtcagatagaaattttatggaCACCCAAAATTGCTCGACAAATTGCCAATCGTTGTGTTCGACGACAGAGGCCTTGAGTTGGCGATGAATTAACAAGCCGCCACTCGTTTTGATTTGCGAAAGTTGTACACACTCCGGTCGTCTTCGTAGATTTCGTAGTTCGATCCGAAGATTTGTATAGAGGACGTTCGTTCGTCACGTCAGGTTTCGGCCAAAGCAATCATTTCGTATGGAATCAACACACGCTAGAAGATAGTTCTGGTCGCTTGCGCTCATTCCGCCTGTATTTTGGTAATACACGTGAGTGTTGCCTTGCTAGACGTCACGAATGCTGTTCAGTAGTCGGTTGGATGACGAGAAGCTAGAAACGGGACACGATTGGGATCTAAATTGGCAGTAGGGCGCTCACTATGTAGTTTGTTACTTTGATAGACTTTGTTTCATTGGACTTTGGTTGAAAAAAGCAAGTAAGGCGAATCATTCACAATAGGTGTTCCGTGAAATCTCagatgaaaagaagaaaactcatGAGAGTTCAAGAATTGCTATGCAAATTCGTTGCATTCAtgtcgaaaaatgtcaattaagCAGTATAAATTTCGCTCCAGTCAGTGGATATAAATACATAGCAAATATAGCACAAGAAAGCCGAATATCAACACAGCAGCGAGGCGAATGTTGCGACAATAAAACTTCCAATTGAAATGTACTTTAAAGGGCCGTATGATTCAATCAAACGACCTAAGCTCTATGTAGCAGATTATTTGATTTGACTGATTATGCCCATCTACCTTTGGACGGCATCCCATTAGCCATAAATACGGTGGTCATAcagacggttgccatacgtacgaattcCATAATGTATGTTGCCATGAAGGACGGGAGCCATTACGAATACCATAATGGACAGGAGCCagaatgtacgtttgccatgatgcatattttaatttttaggtGCGATGACTCAGTACTATTTGACCAGTTATAGCTTGAACCATGTTGCAAGAGGCCTAAATGTGTGTTTAACGCGTCGAGTGCATGTAGGATACGATGATGTATGTATTTTTATCCGCCAGCTGGTTGGCGCCCTTCGTCCAGAAAAAGGCAAATAAGAATGGATCTAGAGCCAATGTTTTAAAGGCAATGTTCCATGATTCAAAGTCGCCTACCTGTCTGTTTGTggtaaaaaatgtggtctagaCAGTTTCAACGCCAAGGCGTGTGTCTAGAATACCAACTTCGATCGTTTTTTATTGCTGAAAAAGAAACCGCGTCACGTTAAAACTTTCGCCTTGATTAGCCAAAAGCAATTGTGACATTTGAAAATATTCACATTtgaaagttttttatgattaaaaaaattgttgacAACTTTTAACTTATTTATATTccatcaggcttggcatacacttttcgcttcgattttgctcttttgattactgcatctcagccaagcacaatttgaaaaagtgatgtatggggcgtttgtagaatttgttattatctacaatattgctgaagtacgCATTACTGTGcgttttgtatttatagcgctatgaggctgctaccctcttggtagcaaaaagagcgctctttttgctaccaatcgcattgctgccctacagcgccgtaaatacaaaagataaaacttcactttcttcagcattagtatagataattactagctctacaaatgccccatacatcactttctGAAATTCTACTTGtttgaggagcagtaatcaaaagagcaaaatcaaagcgaaaagtctATGCCAAGCCTGGTCTCAGGTTAtaaaaaagcggctttgccAAGAAGCTATAATTTGGCCAGTGATGCTTTACAATCCCCCAATCCAATCTACTCTATAATCTTCTATCCAATCGTGAGCTGGAACTTTAAACGTGACGCTGATGCGTGAAATTCGAGCTGTTATTGCGCTTAAAGCATTTTGTAAAGACACCTTTCCACTAAAAAAAAGCAATTACGGCCTTTGGCCAGATCGACGTCGGTATATAtgttgtccttactcgctagCGCTCGTGTGGAGATAGATCAGTCGTTTGTGTTCAAtgtgcatttaaaaaaatcgaatttgaatatttatttAATATGTGCCAAGTTTCTTTGATAACTGCCTAGTTTGAAACTTTATCACAATTTATGAAAACTCTTTTTAACTGCTACAAAAGTAAACtaacgttttctttgtttttatcCTTTGCAGTTATGCAATCAAACCACTACGAGAAAAAAATAATCCGCCGTTCTTTTGACAAAACACCGTCTACAACGCCGGCAAGTACTAGTCGACAAGAGAAAAATAAAGGGCCATACAAGTTGCTTGGTGTGATTGATTTAGAACCGGACTCGGATTCGGAAGAATCGAGTATTTCTCATACACTTTCCGCTGCAACCAACACGGCTGAAGATAAACCTGGTAGCTTTAAAGAGGCCACGCCGACCAAAGCAGCGGTATCTTTAATGGAGAGTACACCAGTAACGACCGAAACTAAACAATTAGACAATGCGGAAGAAGATGTTTTCACTATTGAAATCGAGGAAGATGAAGAATGGGTTGAGCACGAAGAGCAAGAAGATACAGGAATGGAATTATCCGAATCGGCAGAGGAAACTCAGGCGCAGAAGGAAACTGTAACGGTGCCCAATCCGGGTTTATCGAGACCGTCCTCACCCGAAGAAACTGCTCCTGTTGAACAATGTGTTTTAAGCGATACGGAGGAAACGAGCTCGGACACTCAAATAAATCCGTCTACATTAGCTAATTCGTTTTGGGACGTATCCAGCTCGGGATGCATGAAAAGATCGAGTGATAAAGATAATTCCTCTAAGAGCTCAGTCCAACATACAGAGTTTGAGTTATTGTTAGACAGAATAAATCAAGAAGTACCAGCAATGTCACAACAAGATCGTATCGACCATTGGCGCGTAACACAAGATGATCTACTGTATTCGATTCCAACCGTAGCTGAAATTGAAACTGGCGCTTCGATTAAAAGACCCATGGATGATCCTATTAATATTTCGAGTGGCGATAGCAGCACTGATTCAGAAACAAGTGATAGCCCTAGCTTATTAAGACTCAAGCAGCAGAAAAAAGCGAATTTCAAGAAGCGACGTATGGGAGAAGCGGCTCCGTCAGGAGATCGATCTTCGCCTTCATTACACTTAGGTGAAGAGTTGGATTTTCGGAGGAGCCAAATTAATCCCGAAATTGATAAAAGCTTAATTCAGGTTCGTAAGAATTATTACAAATTTCCAACGCGTTTCGATCGATTGGCGACGGATGAAAATCAATCTTCAGAGGAAAAACAGCATATAGACCCTTATGCGAGGTTTCTTGACAGTGAAAAAGAAGCTTTCACCAGCTTTTTACGTCGCAATCCGGCATATCGTCCGCATCTTTTAACAAAGCAACGTTGTCCTTCAGGAATGATTGACGAAAACAAAGTAGCCGTCGTAATGTTATCGCCAGTCAAACTTCAAAGACAAAACGAACCGAATACGGACAACCCGCGAACACAGCAGCCTGACCGTCCTGAGTCAGCTGATCGTGTGTCTCGATACAATAAAAATCACCGATCCGCTTCCATTGGGAAGACGCTACGTTATAAAGTGCGAAAACCTCAGCTCAAGAAAAAACCTATAGTTGTGCTTCGTTCAAATTTGCGTAGCTATCGACGATTGATAATGAAAAACTCTCTTCGCAATGGAAAAGTTCGAAGAAAGTCGTCATTTGTAAATCTAATTGCTAGTGCGaagcaaaaacgaagaaagcaaaCTTCCGCgcctcaaacaaaatcaaacaaaactaACAAATTAAAACAAGAAAACACCAACAAGGAGTCTAAAGCAACTGCCAGTCATCCGGAAGAACCTCCAAAAAAGGAAGTGCTTGTTAAAAAGAATCCAGTTAATAAAGCTGGCAGAGTGTCGATCGACAGCGCGGTTAGTAGTTCGACTTCGGCTGAACACAAAAAACAGCGAGAAGATGGTCCACACATCGAGCCGACTAAGGTGCCGACCGAAATACGCACCATGAAGAATCCGCTATCTCGTGCAAATGGAGAAGTGTTGGTAGCATTCTTCGAGGGTAACAAGCTGATTGTTGTTCAGCAAGAGATGGTTAGTTTTTGGGAATGCTCCAAGTTATCGGCACTGCTTGGCCTCAAGCAGGAACTGCAGTTGATCGGGCAGATAAAACGTGCCCAGGCAGGTGAGTGAATGTAACGAATGTTTGTGTTTTAGAATTAGAAGACATTAATGGAATACTTATTTCTTTGTTCGTAATGAAatgtacgatttgttttgtaAATTCTTATCTAGAATACGTACAGTCACTATACAAAATGTGCCAGTATTTTGAATAAAAGATTGATCTCCATTTTTGGTAGTGAAGTTTTACAATTGATACCTTATCGCTTCAAACGAACACTTTTTGTATTAATTCTGTTATTAGAAATAAGAATATGCATTTGATGTTGTTTTAATGTCAATGCTTTAAATTTTTTAGATTATCAAATCGAACCATCGAGTTCACAACGATTGGGCTTCAATGACGACGATCCATTCTATTTAGAGGT harbors:
- the LOC128741499 gene encoding uncharacterized protein LOC128741499 gives rise to the protein MYSQYRDNFWNRIKMKNIETNKAHNQGKQSTGGDPIAEWDLSQIELHDDGSPMKNVNPVIDLEEEDDIDKSSAHEEAPLSGFETSVVRPPAMRIIPATAHNSSVLAPPVLVNNNLTRRPIHDYRAIFGGSSRVIQPHPHLQETSVPAGIIFNRSYNKKATPVKANYFSVMNTPPTPGQLSAASIFGEKPLPGTQPKIVMQSNHYEKKIIRRSFDKTPSTTPASTSRQEKNKGPYKLLGVIDLEPDSDSEESSISHTLSAATNTAEDKPGSFKEATPTKAAVSLMESTPVTTETKQLDNAEEDVFTIEIEEDEEWVEHEEQEDTGMELSESAEETQAQKETVTVPNPGLSRPSSPEETAPVEQCVLSDTEETSSDTQINPSTLANSFWDVSSSGCMKRSSDKDNSSKSSVQHTEFELLLDRINQEVPAMSQQDRIDHWRVTQDDLLYSIPTVAEIETGASIKRPMDDPINISSGDSSTDSETSDSPSLLRLKQQKKANFKKRRMGEAAPSGDRSSPSLHLGEELDFRRSQINPEIDKSLIQVRKNYYKFPTRFDRLATDENQSSEEKQHIDPYARFLDSEKEAFTSFLRRNPAYRPHLLTKQRCPSGMIDENKVAVVMLSPVKLQRQNEPNTDNPRTQQPDRPESADRVSRYNKNHRSASIGKTLRYKVRKPQLKKKPIVVLRSNLRSYRRLIMKNSLRNGKVRRKSSFVNLIASAKQKRRKQTSAPQTKSNKTNKLKQENTNKESKATASHPEEPPKKEVLVKKNPVNKAGRVSIDSAVSSSTSAEHKKQREDGPHIEPTKVPTEIRTMKNPLSRANGEVLVAFFEGNKLIVVQQEMVSFWECSKLSALLGLKQELQLIGQIKRAQADYQIEPSSSQRLGFNDDDPFYLEVRARCLDEDQSRICPLASIYVNHYFASETEDDKDPQPCVRMKSLQLDSIRSELSNILFIPLPRSRYFIVCWHEQLSETDHRTGLCKYSLTPDLEMLASIREFPSITQKIHALRCMDNNRLMGLGGSMVAIWSYDDGCLMFTVDLKIEIQMPLAAFIHTENNDRALFIVQLCASPSGNPKCKLIKAIAINMSKRTWHQVFDYEVALESMSILCESVSPNATGLHCTTFENGELLAISLEDLTTCFTNHKRLHSADERRVTRDILAMREKIFLGPCDGRQLLLVSDKSIKLKTIDEYSLGCR